In a single window of the Elaeis guineensis isolate ETL-2024a chromosome 8, EG11, whole genome shotgun sequence genome:
- the LOC105049510 gene encoding putative calcium-binding protein CML19, whose translation MKSEAVASTSSTAPQKKEWSLVSWASCILGPPKKEKPEKAKPIGPPKASRMLSAGPRTPELERVFRYFDSNDDGNISPAELQRCMRTIGEELSLEDAAALVESTDSDGDGLLGFDDFVKLLGPEGEEEKGRHLREAFRLYEMDDQECITPTSLKRALGKLGVSKTIEDCMIMIHRFDINGDGVISFDEFRIMML comes from the coding sequence ATGAAGTCAGAAGCAGTAGCCTCCACCAGCTCCACAGCACCTCAGAAGAAAGAGTGGTCCCTTGTCAGTTGGGCGAGCTGCATCCTGGGGCCACCCAAGAAGGAGAAGCCTGAGAAGGCCAAGCCCATTGGGCCTCCGAAGGCATCTCGGATGCTGTCGGCTGGGCCGAGAACCCCGGAGTTGGAGAGGGTCTTCCGCTACTTTGACAGCAACGACGATGGCAACATTTCCCCGGCGGAACTCCAGAGATGCATGCGGACGATCGGTGAAGAGCTCTCACTGGAGGATGCGGCGGCCCTCGTGGAGTCCACCGATTCCGATGGTGATGGGCTGTTGGGCTTCGACGATTTTGTCAAGTTGTTGGGCCCTGAGGGAGAGGAGGAGAAAGGGAGGCATTTGAGGGAGGCTTTCCGGCTGTACGAGATGGACGACCAGGAGTGCATCACACCCACCAGCCTCAAGAGGGCACTTGGCAAGCTTGGAGTGTCCAAAACAATCGAGGACTGCATGATCATGATTCATCGGTTTGATATCAATGGGGATGGTGTGATCAGCTTTGATGAGTTCAGGATCATGATGCTATGA